A stretch of DNA from Solea solea chromosome 11, fSolSol10.1, whole genome shotgun sequence:
gtttctctctcaccTCTGATACTAACGATTGTGGAGGATTCAGCTCGTCCCAGGGCGTTTTCTGCACAGATGGTGTATTCTCCCATGTCTTTGAGGCCCATGCAGAGGATCAACATGGTGCAAACGCCGCAGGTTTCGGAGATGTAGTAGTTGGTATTAGTATTTAGACTGATGTGATTTCGATACCACGTAATACGAGGTTTGGGATTTCCCTTCACTGCACAGCTCATATAGCACTCATAGCCTTTGGGTGCAGTGCGAAGCTTCAGGGGAACGATGAAGGTTGGAGCACATCGCAGATCACAGTCCTTCCTGGTTGGTACTTTTAGGACAAACTTTTCTACAAAAGAGAAGTTGAtgtaagtattatttctttgacTCACAGGTAAATATTTGTCCTTTGAGATtatatgattaaaaacaaaccgttcttcttctccatcccCCAGGTCGGTGACTCAGAGGGTGCAGATACGCCGATGTCATTTTTGGCATACACTCGGAAATTATACTCCCTGCCGAGCATGATGTTGCAGACTGTGAACTTATGATTGAAGAGTCGTTCAGCCACTGTGGTCCACGTTTGCTTGGTAGAGTCTAGTTTGGTCACCATGTAGTGAAGGCGGTCATCGCGCTTCTCATCAGGTGAAGGTTCCCAGATCACTGTCACTGTTCCTGGCACGTTTTCCTCCAGTTCTACCAGCCCAGGAGCCTTTGGATCATCTGTAAACATTGTCAGGTGCACTTGCCTCACATCCATTTACAGATGTACTTACAGTAAAGACAAAatgatacagtatatagtaaTTCATAAACCTTTACCTGTGACCCTGACCTCTGTATTGAATGTCTCCTGTCCTGCAAGATTCTTCACCAGAATAGAGTAGATGCCAGAATCAGAGCGCTCAGAGGAAGGAATAAACAACTGGGATGAGCCATCAGAGTTACTTATTGTTGCTCGCTGTGTCATGGGCACATTATCCTTCATCCATATAATATCTGGCCATGGAGAGGCCTGGCATAAAATATAAAGTTCATTAGAAATATCATTAAAATTCTGGCATGGATCATTTTTTAGGTTGGGTTTGTCTCAGAATGTCGGTACAAATCTTACCTCGAAGTTTACTGTGATCCTGACAGAGTTTCCTGCCCTCACTACCACAAAACTCTTCATCTTGCGGTTAGTGAACTTTGGCCTCACTAAAATGaacaatgggggggggggatttttaaTAAGATAAATGATATAAGCATGGTACAAAGGTTATGCCATCCTTTAAATTGTGCAGCAATCATCATTGTATTGTCTCTTCTGCTGCCAAGAAGCGTTACCATACCAGGTGAGGGCATTGCAATGACGTAGTTGGGCAGCTCCTCTGGTGCACTCTCTCCTCCATCATTAGTCGCGATCACTCTCACCCAGTACATCGCCATGGACTTAAGGCCCTTCACACTGTAGGAAGTGGTGATGATGGGACTGCTGTTACAATGCGACCAATCAATGCAATCCGTATGCCGAATTTCAACAAAATATCCCTTCGCTTCATCCTGAATCCCTGTTTTCTCCACAGGTTTGGTCCAGGTCAGGACCAAGTGGGTGTAAGAAGTTTCTGTCACCTTCAGGCCTGTGACTTTACCAGGTGGCTCTGGGATTAATACAAATTTAACAGTCATGCCGTGTCAAATGTTGAAATAATTTATGAATGAGATGTATACACAAAGATATAATAActatcagaggtggaaagagtactgaaatataaaaaagtaccactattttgacaAGATCTTACTTATGtataagtaaaagtactggtctaaaaatgtactcaatttaaagtaaaaaaagtagctaaaaaagtgtaaaagttacatagttacttttttaacaaggttggggttctttctagTGATGTgcaaaaggacaaggggacacaaatttcacattaattgttttaaatcaaaggcaaacctttacaaatttaagtgctgacaaaataaaatttgTAAAGACAttatgtatcagtcaaaatgggtcaaaggtcagaaaTGCTTCACCTTTCTTACTCAGGGACCTTAGTTAATTCACCTGTTCTCGTCATTCACTGCCAACGTTTTttcaaaagtacaaaaaaaacctactcaattacagtaacgcaagcaaatgtaattcattacttccACTTCTGATAACTATAtcaatacattttcaaatgtagaACATTataatgtgtgttatttattttacaaatatgtGATATGTGACCAACAACTTACTCTTGGGATCCCGTGCAAAAACAAACTCTGATGGGTTGCTAAATTCACCAGCTCCTGAGAGGTTTATGGCCGCAACTCTGAATTCATATTCCAAACCAGCCATGACATCCTTTACTGCATATTTCTTGTCTGCAGTCAATTTTAAACAAAGAGCATCAACAATAACATCACTGTCACAGATTCAAAGTGtggtgaaatttaaaaaaataaaaaaaataaaaaaatgctgacCTTTTATTAGCTCATCCAGGGTGTTGACTGCAGTCCAGAGATTACTCCCCTTTTTGCGCTTTTCCAGAATATAACCTAGGATGCGTGAACCTCCTCTGTTACTAGGTGAAGCCCAGCAAAGGTTAATGCAGTCGTCAAAGGCACTGACCACCTGTGGGGCTGCTGGAGGGCCAGGGAACGCTGATGAGTGGAGAGATAGAATGTATTATTCAAGGTTGTAATAAACAgcaatattgttattttataatCCAATCTAATATGTTTGGACTTTTCTGTGCTGATCAAATAAGAGACACAACTGGCATTTACTGTATTTCACTAAATTGTCTGATGGGTTAATTGGAGAAGACATAATATAGACCATTAGCATTTAAAGTAGTtggacagcagggggcagcaatGGCATTTCATTGGGAAATGATCAAAAAGGTCTCTGCTCTTCATCATGTCTTTTCAGACATGCCACAGGAGGAAAATTAAATGCAATGCagttaaaaaatttaaataacaataatactaatttTTAAATTACAATAGCAAACAGCTAGAAAACTGTCACAGAGCAAACCTCCAAGACTCTAATACTACtcattttcccacagtgtcaatacacttgaaaacaaaaatctcaCCATTTCTTCCTTGCGTTAGAACctaatttacttatttactgAATCTAATTTAAAGCTGTCCTAAACCTTTTTGATTAATGTTGCTCTCAGacaagacagacaaacagataaaacataacctccttgatGGAGGTAATAAATAGTGCTGCAAATGTAACTGtaataaaatgaatgcaacCTGTCAGTTAGTATTTCACAAAAAgcataaatatttcacaaaactGCAACTTCCCATATATTGTGTATCTTGTCAGTTTTTGAGAAATCTAGATGGGATTTGATTTAGATGGAAGATGTGATGGGATGGAAGATTTTTGAAGACTTCTGTAACGCGTTTGTTCTGGCCCTGGTGTGTTTTCTCACAAACGAAATAAAGTTTTTACAAAACCCAATGGATTCTCTGAGCTTAAGCCACGCCCACACCTGCCTGGACCTGCGTCAATTACGGAGCACGCTGTTGCTGCAGTTTGAACTTCTGAATTGCCCAGGATAAACGTTGGAAAGGAAAAACCGGACAACAGACGAaaaggtttgtgtttatgtCAACAGCAAATGTTATTGAAGCATGGGTAAGTGTTACATGAACTAttgaacacaaaaaacataTGGTTAAATCACTAAAGTATCTTATGTTTCACAACCAGCATCACAATATGAAAATGCTAATAGCTCAGTAAGCAACAAGCTAGTATATATTACCATGGTTATGTTGTAGCATTGTTCCCcattaaaagtcataatttaaattaaaaaaaggttttaaagggaAACTTGAATTGTTGAGGAAAGAGAAGACGATGGCAGAAATGGAACTGCTCTAAAACAACTCAGAAGAAGAGGGAGCTGTACTAAAGACAGAAGGTGGTAATGCTACATTACAGATAACACCAGTAAagcaccaaagaagaagaatgaaaagGGAAGGCCCTCAACTCTGGTAGTAAATCTGTAGACTTTCTGACACAGTGAGATGTTGAAGGGTGATTGTGTGGCTATACCAGCAGCAGCCTTCAAACTTAACACTACTTTGTTTTTTCCAGCAGGAACAACATGTGGAGAAGAACTGGGACTTTTTCAGATATCAGATACAATATTCACCGACTGCAGAGATCGAAGGTCTGCGTAGGAAAACTAAAGCAACACACCACTCCCCTGAGACTAAAACTCCTACATGGATGTCTTTTTCAAGCAGACCCTCAACAAACAGTAAGTCAATCTTGCTTGCATTGTGATTGTGGTGATATTAATATTTTGTAGACCGCTGTGTCATACTGAACCttgcatatacagtacttatCGCTTTTATACTGGCTTGTTTTTGGCTGTGGAGGAATGAAAAGAtgcattttgtttctgtttccgAAACGTAGTGTGTGTAGAGCTCTTGCTCTTATTTGTGCAGTGTGATGTTGTCAGTGTGTTCCATGGCTGTCAGGTTAATACCGACggtttgtttgtcagtgatgatgacatttttCTGACTCAAACCAAGGTATTCTCATTTATGAATCTGTCTTGACCACGTTTGAGCTGTCCCTTTTGACATAAAAGCAGCGTACATCACGCTACAAACTAAAATCTCAGCAGTTAAAGTTTCACCTATGTTAAATTTCTATCTTTAAGGttataaatgagacaaaatggaATCACGTACAGTTTACAGAACCAGTTTTGCTCACCCAGTGTGCCTGCTTGCATTTCATCAGTCTCCATAACTTCGCTTGTGCCCTCCGCCGTCACTGCTCGGACACGGTAAAAATATTTGCGGCCATGGTCCACGTCTGTGTCACGGAAGCAGGGCACTACTGGAATTTCCCCTAGTTTCTTCCAGGTGTTTCGTCCCACTCGCTGACGCTCAATTATGTAGTTCGTCACTGGTGAGCCGCCATTATCCTTTGGCGGCCGCCACTTAAATTCAATGCATATAGCTGAGCTCTTCGTTACCTCTGCAGGGCCCAGGGGTGATGTGGGTTTGTCTGAAACGTTGAAAAAAGTatttgataaaacaaaaacttttaaaaatgagAGACAGCAAGTACCACATTTGAGCTTTttcattactgtaattgagAGATAATTATAGAAAAAACTTATAGATACAGGCAACCATGACAGGTGTAGTTTAAACAAAATTATTTTTGTCAAGCTCTGAGTGGCATTTTACGACACAACCTGTCCCCTTTCTCGCAGTCTGAGACTACTGAAAGgagaacaaaaaacatttttgatctTTCAGTAAGTAACGCAATGAGCGAGAGTAAGCTATGACACACTGCACACTGTTTTTGAATTTAGGGCTTGGCAATATAGCTAAAACTGTTCATACTAgaatagatttattttaaatggactttGTTTTGGTTGGTTCAAAAGCTGAAAATCTCAGGAGAAATAATGTCAATACAAGTTCAACTTCAGTGGTGTTCATTTACTCACCGAGCACAATTAGCTGTGAAACTGCCTCGGTGAAGCCGTGTTCGTTCTTGAGCTTGATCTTGATCTCTCCTGATTCCCTCCTCTGGCACCTGCTAAGAAGCAAGTGGCTGTGACTTGCAGATTTCTCTATCTTTGTGTTGCTGTCATCTTGTagctcttctccctctctgtacCACTGAACCTTTATGGGTTCATGGCcaacaaaatgcagtttgaAAATGGCGTTGTGACCCACTTTCACTTTTACAGGCTCGGTGAAAGCATGGAGGTCTTCAGGGTCAAACCTTGGGGGATCTAGATAAAAGGAATTAGGGGGATCATTTTTATGAGGTGTAGCTGTTAGTGATTAGTGTTATCAAGATGAATTCCCAAACCTTCAACGCTGATCATCGCCTCTGTCTTTCGACCATCTGCTTCAAAACGATATTTCCCAGAATGCTCTTCGGTGCACCTGATTATCATTAATTTATGGATCGCACCATCTTTAGTGAtaataacattttcatttggGGATATCTGATAGGAAAGTGGGAAGACATATGAGAATCaagcaaaaacaataacaaggtAATTAGTCATTCAAATTAGAAACACTGCATGCTCCAAATGGCTTTGTGTCCAGCTGTGTTGTGTCCCACATAGGCACAATATTTTTAAACATCTGCCAGATATTTGAGGTAAATCAGAATGACTACATAcctatatgtttgtatgtatgtatatgtgcatatatatgtatgtacatttatatatgtatatatgttcagTTCAAGGTTCAGTTACATTTTGGACTAAAAGGGAagacaaaacatacaaaagcaTATAATACAATTTAGTCCACATTGATTACAATTTAATTTTCCTTTCTAGAAGTGATTATGAGGATACCTGGCTGTCAGTCCATGTTTTTAAATCCATACAAATCTTGGTTTGTTTGTAAAATATCTCATACAAAATAATCCTGAGCAGCAACAATTTCCTGATTGACACCAGCACGATCATGAGTTTACCTGTCGGACTAACCTTTTTGCCATCTTTGATCCAAGCTCCTTCACAGTCGTCTTTGCTGATCTTACATGTTAATTCAGCAGCCTCATTGATGATGGCACTGACATCAGACAATCCATAGATGAACTGGACCCCTTGATCTAATAAACAAACGTGAACCGTTGGTCATCATGACTGATAAGAACAGAAACACAGGAAAGCTGTTTTCTAAAATGGtttataattgttattttttattcttttcataAGATGCTTTTCAATTTTTTCAGCTCTTAAAATAGTATACACTAATATACACTCTGTATATTACTAACAttagttttctttgtcaaaattttgttCAGCTGTATTGTCTCACCCTCTGTAATGTAACTCCCTTTCTCTCTTATTTGAAGAAGCAAATGCAAAATGGCAACAATCATTGGAGGTGGTGGTGTAGTTGTGGGAACTTGTAAAAGTAACCTAACAACAATACTTTGTTTGTACTATTTTTTGCACTTTAAGTAGTGGTGGTTAACTTTAGCCTCCTTGTAATTCAGTGCTTCTCTGATGCTTGATCTGCTTCAGAATCGATACTGAAGTCTGAAAACAATTCTTGACTCTGTAGTGCACTGTGCCCTAAACCACAGACTTTCTCCAGCAACGTGGAACAGCTTCTTTGTTAGCAATCATTATCTATGGGTACAGAGCTTCTGAAGTGAAACAGACTATTGGCCTAAGAGAGTTGTTTAAATTTTAGTGAGGTGCTACACTATACCATGTGTTTCAATTACTTTTGTTTCTTATTGCTGAAGTTAGGAACATTGCTGTGCTAAAGTCAGTCCTCAGGtgaatattgattttatttgtcacaatCGCAGAAACACAAGGTGAATAAGAATATTATTTTTTCCTTATCGAGTTATACATGCACATTATTATTGTATAGTAACACCGTATCTTAAAATGAGTCACTTCTTTAATTGTTTACGTGATGGTCACCACAAGCTTAAATGAGTAAAGCTTTACATTCAGCATGTCAGATGCATTCAAATAGAGCCCCCCCCCATTGCTGTTATTCAGTCACAACCCTTCACTTACCTATCACCAGGTGTTCTATCAGTGGGCCTTGCCTTTTACGCCTTGTATGTATGGCAGAGCCAGTGGCATCAACAGTCTCATCACAGTCACTGCGTTCTTCAGGACATGTTTTCACATCAATATTCAACTCAAAAGTGAAGTTTCAGATAAATAATGTTCATAATAAgttcatacagtatgtacagtacataatTAAACTACCATTAAATGATTTGTCAGGGGAAGCTACAATTGCTTTATTTGCctatacagaaaaaaataactatCTTTCTTACCACACACTATAAACTAACCAGAATGAACAGTTTTTAtccatacattatttttataacGCACCTTGATTAATGCACCAGTTGTGGTCTCTTACCATTGTCTCCTGTCTGTAGCTGTTGGTTTTGCTTTGTATGACTTGGATGCTTTAATTTGCCAGTGGAGTCctcatcactgtcactgtcactgtcgtctTTGTCACTTGCTGCGTCATTTGGATCTGTTTTAGAGCCACAACATTTAGTGAGGACAAATTTTCACTTTATACAATGGAGTTCAATGAATCCCAAAGACTATTACTATTATATAAATTCACTTTTCTCACAAGCTtttcattctgaaaaaaaatatagcaACATGGACAATACATCTTGTATTGTTCTCACCTAAACTAGGACAAGAACTCATTAAAATCCTCTAGAAAGTATACCTGGTACAGGTATGATTAATCAGTGAAGTCAGTGCAGTATAATGCCTTTTGTGTCTCACCagatttttgtctttgttgaacTGTTCTTGTGTGCCTTGAGCGCCTTTTATTTGTCACTCACTTCATTTTGCCCCGTGGCACATTTAAATCTGGGTTATTGTTAATATTCTATACGTTTTCAGTTGGACGCTTTGACACCACCAATACTGTTTAGAAAACAAGTGGATACTAAGTGAGCAGAAACGCATTACAGGCAGTCTAACCACAGTCACTGTGTTGACATGCTTTCACTTTAGGTTAAAGCATAGGTTTTCATAGTAATTTCAATTTGTTTCAAACCTCTATGACTTAACCATGTATACTATTTAGAGAAAGAGTGTTACATATAGGACCTAATTTCTTGCTTACCACATACAccataaacaaaccaaaattgtTTTGTGATCATTACAAACACACTTGCATTA
This window harbors:
- the LOC131468320 gene encoding immunoglobulin-like and fibronectin type III domain-containing protein 1 isoform X2, whose translation is MWKRAKNSGPTARQSFSIVHRYIQHFNEVSGNKTALIRKRSKTPGVIITQYEVNIPEGKSTPDFQLKPVPVTFQKGKVAVFKAVVKGDPKPEVSWRRAKGTTSDKDKFQSKYDESTGEYRFEIHHVSAADTDTYTCNAVNKYGKAVCTATLSVTGDSTDGVEDLNLILKKMEEKKKERMQNMSKDDPDEDDDDDDDNATDKHCFKIGKRTKDFTIKSLIQESMGIMNQGDVERLNLLDTGLNQEDAEEFNLFLREFKLSNVGFVIKIQETKVQERDDALFECVLTHPLSSVTWMGKGSTLQDGEKYNITVSDHKLIHRLLVKDCKKQDKGIYSAVAGITSCSAWLVVEAYSEPSSACKTKPRKSTAVGGAQNDLEKVAKEQLLKSQKEMERILAAVKARHEAGQLKRGNTFTTGGRDGGNTALVTGLGRNAGAVMDKPEAARASALSEQTGHQEKVKTNNAKGDGISPKLDGSGCVTQTEAPVTVSDRRTIKSDQKDFNKLTDADDGGHSEESEAFTKYADNSRLKHGEKENGQNEDTDSGGNKRRSRGTRKIQRKQTSTQNEAAGDKDESDSEGDEDSISQVKEGDNDPNDAASDKDDSDSDSDEDSTGKLKHPSHTKQNQQLQTGDNERSDCDETVDATGSAIHTRRKRQGPLIEHLVIDQGVQFIYGLSDVSAIINEAAELTCKISKDDCEGAWIKDGKKISPNENVIITKDGAIHKLMIIRCTEEHSGKYRFEADGRKTEAMISVEDPPRFDPEDLHAFTEPVKVKVGHNAIFKLHFVGHEPIKVQWYREGEELQDDSNTKIEKSASHSHLLLSRCQRRESGEIKIKLKNEHGFTEAVSQLIVLDKPTSPLGPAEVTKSSAICIEFKWRPPKDNGGSPVTNYIIERQRVGRNTWKKLGEIPVVPCFRDTDVDHGRKYFYRVRAVTAEGTSEVMETDEMQAGTLAFPGPPAAPQVVSAFDDCINLCWASPSNRGGSRILGYILEKRKKGSNLWTAVNTLDELIKDKKYAVKDVMAGLEYEFRVAAINLSGAGEFSNPSEFVFARDPKKPPGKVTGLKVTETSYTHLVLTWTKPVEKTGIQDEAKGYFVEIRHTDCIDWSHCNSSPIITTSYSVKGLKSMAMYWVRVIATNDGGESAPEELPNYVIAMPSPVRPKFTNRKMKSFVVVRAGNSVRITVNFEASPWPDIIWMKDNVPMTQRATISNSDGSSQLFIPSSERSDSGIYSILVKNLAGQETFNTEVRVTDDPKAPGLVELEENVPGTVTVIWEPSPDEKRDDRLHYMVTKLDSTKQTWTTVAERLFNHKFTVCNIMLGREYNFRVYAKNDIGVSAPSESPTWGMEKKNEKFVLKVPTRKDCDLRCAPTFIVPLKLRTAPKGYECYMSCAVKGNPKPRITWYRNHISLNTNTNYYISETCGVCTMLILCMGLKDMGEYTICAENALGRAESSTIVSIRE
- the LOC131468320 gene encoding immunoglobulin-like and fibronectin type III domain-containing protein 1 isoform X1, producing MWKRAKNSGPTARQSFSIVHRYIQHFNEVSGNKTALIRKRSKTPGVIITQYEVNIPEGKSTPDFQLKPVPVTFQKGKVAVFKAVVKGDPKPEVSWRRAKGTTSDKDKFQSKYDESTGEYRFEIHHVSAADTDTYTCNAVNKYGKAVCTATLSVTGDSTDGVEDLNLILKKMEEKKKERMQNMSKDDPDEDDDDDDDNATDKHCFKIGKRTKDFTIKSLIQESMGIMNQGDVERLNLLDTGLNQEDAEEFNLFLREFKLSNVGFVIKIQETKVQERDDALFECVLTHPLSSVTWMGKGSTLQDGEKYNITVSDHKLIHRLLVKDCKKQDKGIYSAVAGITSCSAWLVVEAYSEPSSACKTKPRKSTAVGGAQNDLEKVAKEQLLKSQKEMERILAAVKARHEAGQLKRGNTFTTGGRDGGNTALVTGLGRNAGAVMDKPEAARASALSEQTGHQEKVKTNNAKGDGISPKLDGSGCVTQTEAPVTVSDRRTIKSDQKDFNKLTGEIFYNGHTTDADDGGHSEESEAFTKYADNSRLKHGEKENGQNEDTDSGGNKRRSRGTRKIQRKQTSTQNEAAGDKDESDSEGDEDSISQVKEGDNDPNDAASDKDDSDSDSDEDSTGKLKHPSHTKQNQQLQTGDNERSDCDETVDATGSAIHTRRKRQGPLIEHLVIDQGVQFIYGLSDVSAIINEAAELTCKISKDDCEGAWIKDGKKISPNENVIITKDGAIHKLMIIRCTEEHSGKYRFEADGRKTEAMISVEDPPRFDPEDLHAFTEPVKVKVGHNAIFKLHFVGHEPIKVQWYREGEELQDDSNTKIEKSASHSHLLLSRCQRRESGEIKIKLKNEHGFTEAVSQLIVLDKPTSPLGPAEVTKSSAICIEFKWRPPKDNGGSPVTNYIIERQRVGRNTWKKLGEIPVVPCFRDTDVDHGRKYFYRVRAVTAEGTSEVMETDEMQAGTLAFPGPPAAPQVVSAFDDCINLCWASPSNRGGSRILGYILEKRKKGSNLWTAVNTLDELIKDKKYAVKDVMAGLEYEFRVAAINLSGAGEFSNPSEFVFARDPKKPPGKVTGLKVTETSYTHLVLTWTKPVEKTGIQDEAKGYFVEIRHTDCIDWSHCNSSPIITTSYSVKGLKSMAMYWVRVIATNDGGESAPEELPNYVIAMPSPVRPKFTNRKMKSFVVVRAGNSVRITVNFEASPWPDIIWMKDNVPMTQRATISNSDGSSQLFIPSSERSDSGIYSILVKNLAGQETFNTEVRVTDDPKAPGLVELEENVPGTVTVIWEPSPDEKRDDRLHYMVTKLDSTKQTWTTVAERLFNHKFTVCNIMLGREYNFRVYAKNDIGVSAPSESPTWGMEKKNEKFVLKVPTRKDCDLRCAPTFIVPLKLRTAPKGYECYMSCAVKGNPKPRITWYRNHISLNTNTNYYISETCGVCTMLILCMGLKDMGEYTICAENALGRAESSTIVSIRE